The Methylobacterium sp. PvR107 genome contains a region encoding:
- a CDS encoding AAA family ATPase, with the protein MGQTLTEIAGTLRTADKKVQLIYAFNASGKTRLSRAFRELIDPKTEERDDDYRPKVLYYNAFTEDLFYWDNDLTGDTERKLCIQPNAFTRSAFEDLGLDLNVITVFQRYTQPNLTPRFNVEYKTKDKEDKEITVPAFSEVIFTLGQDPETNPERLKISKGEESNFIWSVFYCLLDQVISTRNIAEVEERETNQFNDLKYVFIDDPVSSLDENHLIQLAVDVADLIKKSDTVNGLKFIITTHSPLFFNVLFNELKNKTCYMLKRLEDGTSELTEKNGDSNQSFSYHLYLKQTLEAAIAADKIERYHFTLLRNLYEKTSNFLGYPRWSELLPGDQQLYLNRIIQFTSHNTLSSEAIAEPSPQEKQTVKFLLNHLRSNYSYWQEDAPND; encoded by the coding sequence ATGGGACAGACGCTGACAGAGATCGCCGGAACGCTGCGGACCGCCGATAAGAAGGTGCAGCTGATCTACGCGTTTAACGCCTCCGGCAAGACGCGGCTGTCCCGCGCGTTTAGAGAGCTGATTGACCCGAAAACCGAGGAACGGGACGATGATTATCGCCCCAAAGTACTCTACTACAACGCTTTCACTGAAGACCTTTTCTACTGGGACAATGATCTGACCGGCGATACCGAGCGGAAGCTCTGCATCCAGCCGAATGCGTTCACCAGATCCGCCTTCGAAGATCTCGGGCTTGACCTCAATGTGATCACCGTTTTTCAGCGTTACACCCAGCCGAATCTTACGCCCCGCTTTAATGTGGAGTACAAAACCAAAGATAAGGAAGACAAAGAAATTACCGTCCCGGCATTTTCCGAAGTGATCTTTACACTGGGGCAAGATCCGGAGACCAACCCAGAGCGTCTCAAAATATCGAAAGGCGAAGAAAGCAACTTCATCTGGAGCGTTTTTTATTGCCTACTTGATCAGGTCATCAGCACCCGTAACATCGCTGAAGTCGAAGAGCGCGAGACGAATCAGTTCAATGACCTTAAATATGTTTTCATTGATGACCCGGTCAGTTCCCTTGATGAGAACCACCTCATCCAGCTCGCTGTCGATGTTGCGGACCTGATCAAGAAAAGCGACACGGTGAACGGGCTGAAATTCATCATCACGACACACAGCCCACTTTTCTTCAACGTGCTGTTCAATGAGCTAAAAAACAAGACCTGCTACATGTTGAAACGGCTCGAGGATGGAACGTCCGAACTGACAGAGAAGAATGGCGATTCAAACCAGAGTTTTTCTTATCACCTTTATCTCAAGCAAACGCTGGAAGCGGCAATCGCGGCAGACAAGATTGAGCGCTATCATTTTACTCTGCTACGAAACCTCTATGAAAAGACATCGAATTTTCTGGGCTATCCACGATGGTCTGAGCTGCTGCCAGGCGACCAGCAGCTTTACTTGAACCGCATCATTCAATTTACGAGCCATAACACGCTTTCCAGTGAGGCCATTGCTGAGCCCTCTCCTCAGGAAAAGCAGACGGTGAAGTTCCTGCTGAATCACCTGCGCAGCAATTACAGCTATTGGCAGGAGGACGCTCCGAATGACTGA
- a CDS encoding restriction endonuclease subunit S — protein sequence MSAAGFLEKLLDGAEVIWKPLGDVAQYSTTRIGSDQLDESNYVGVDNLLQYRAGRIDSDYIPTSGNVTEFNKGDVLIGNIRPYLRKIWQADRRGGTNGDVLVVHPIDPVLNSRYLFQVLTDEKFFEYNIQHSKGAKMPRGSKHHILQYLVPIPCPDDPEKSLSIQGEIVRILDSFTELTAKLTAELTAELKLRKKQYDHYRNWLLSFEGGEAEWKPLHEIGEFIRGKRFTKADYVDDGVGAIHYGEIYTHYGVFTHKTYSKIRSDMASSLRYAKPNDVVIAGVSETVEDVGKAVAWLGKEEVAIHDDSYAFRHNMNPKFIAYAMQTDSFHNQKAKYVSSGKIKRLLIDGVKNVRLPVPYPDDPTKSLQEQTRIVAILDTFDALTTSISEGLPREIKLREKQYAYYRDQLLSFSKPEAEAA from the coding sequence ATGAGTGCGGCAGGTTTTCTAGAGAAGCTGCTGGATGGAGCTGAGGTGATTTGGAAGCCGTTGGGGGATGTTGCTCAGTACTCAACGACCCGTATCGGTTCTGATCAGCTCGATGAATCAAATTATGTCGGGGTGGACAACCTTCTGCAATACCGGGCTGGGAGGATAGATTCAGACTACATTCCTACGTCCGGCAATGTAACAGAATTTAACAAGGGCGACGTACTAATCGGTAACATTCGCCCTTACCTTAGGAAAATCTGGCAGGCGGATCGGAGAGGTGGAACCAATGGAGACGTTCTGGTGGTTCATCCAATAGACCCTGTCTTGAACTCGCGCTATCTCTTCCAGGTTCTGACCGACGAAAAATTCTTCGAGTACAATATTCAGCATTCCAAGGGAGCAAAGATGCCTCGTGGAAGCAAACATCATATTCTACAATATCTTGTGCCGATCCCATGCCCAGATGATCCGGAAAAGTCGCTGTCAATACAGGGTGAGATTGTTCGAATACTCGACAGCTTCACCGAGCTTACCGCCAAGCTTACCGCCGAGCTTACCGCCGAGCTTAAACTGCGCAAAAAGCAATACGATCACTACCGCAACTGGCTTCTCAGCTTTGAAGGTGGGGAGGCCGAATGGAAACCTTTGCATGAGATTGGTGAGTTCATCCGTGGCAAGCGCTTTACGAAAGCCGATTATGTAGATGATGGCGTGGGCGCGATTCACTATGGCGAAATCTACACCCACTATGGTGTCTTCACGCACAAAACATATTCGAAAATCAGAAGCGATATGGCTTCGTCGTTACGGTATGCTAAGCCAAATGATGTGGTCATCGCAGGCGTCAGCGAAACAGTTGAAGACGTCGGCAAAGCGGTTGCGTGGCTGGGAAAAGAAGAAGTTGCCATCCACGATGATAGCTATGCTTTCCGCCACAACATGAACCCGAAGTTCATCGCCTATGCGATGCAAACAGATTCGTTTCATAATCAGAAAGCGAAATACGTCTCGAGCGGTAAGATAAAAAGGCTTTTGATTGATGGGGTCAAGAACGTGCGGCTGCCAGTTCCTTACCCTGACGACCCTACTAAGTCTCTCCAGGAACAGACGCGCATCGTCGCAATCCTCGACACGTTCGACGCGCTTACGACTTCGATCAGCGAAGGCCTGCCCCGCGAGATTAAGCTGCGTGAAAAGCAATATGCTTATTACCGCGATCAGCTGCTGAGCTTTTCCAAACCGGAAGCGGAGGCGGCGTAA